In the genome of Acidobacteriota bacterium, the window CCACGCCTGCGAGCTTGACCATCATGCGGTCGCCGGGCACGAGCGGCCCGACGCCGGACGGCGTACCGGTGGTGATCACATCACCCGGCTGCAGCGTCATGAAGCGCGACACGTGCTCGACCAGGTACGGCACCGGGAAGATCAACTCACGCGTGTTCGAATGATGGCGTTTCTCGCCGTTCACCCAGCCCTCGATGTCGAGCGCCGAGGGGTCGAGGCCGACCGCGATGCACGGCCCGATCGGCGCGAAGGTGTCAAATCCCTTGGCGCGCGAGTACTGCACGTCCTTGACCTGGAGTTCGCGCGCGGTCACGTCGCACAGGCAGGTGACGCCGAGAATGTAGTCCATGGCGTCGGCGGCCTTGACCTGCGAGGCGCGCTTGCCGATCACCACCGCCATTTCGGCCTCGTGCTCGATGCGGCCGGCCCACATCGGCAGCCGGATGGGCTCGTCCGGGCCAATCACCGTGGACGCGGGTTTCAGGAACACCAGCGGCTCCTCGGGCAACTTCTTGTTCATTTCCGCGGCGTGGTCCTTGTAGTTCAGGCCGATGCACACGACGATCGATGGCTGCACCGGCGCCATGAACTTCAAGGCGGTCCCCGGCGCAATTTCTTCCCCGGG includes:
- a CDS encoding fumarylacetoacetate hydrolase family protein, with amino-acid sequence MDRIYRVKQGMGGRYAVERGGNLFWLRGDVFGTYEPGEEIAPGTALKFMAPVQPSIVVCIGLNYKDHAAEMNKKLPEEPLVFLKPASTVIGPDEPIRLPMWAGRIEHEAEMAVVIGKRASQVKAADAMDYILGVTCLCDVTARELQVKDVQYSRAKGFDTFAPIGPCIAVGLDPSALDIEGWVNGEKRHHSNTRELIFPVPYLVEHVSRFMTLQPGDVITTGTPSGVGPLVPGDRMMVKLAGVGSLSNPCVEATL